A genomic stretch from Shewanella sediminis HAW-EB3 includes:
- a CDS encoding VOC family protein codes for MIHLEHVNLVVEDIPKTLHFYRAAFPHWKVRGGGEGSWHGKPRDWVHFGDDYQYLTFNNDGVGENRDLTGHQIGLAHFAFVTDDLDAIIERLDKAGYPVDKEGAEDDFRRNVYYIDPNGYEVEFVQYLSDIPSERNRYD; via the coding sequence ATGATACATCTCGAACACGTAAACTTAGTCGTTGAAGATATCCCTAAAACACTGCACTTTTATCGTGCAGCATTTCCCCATTGGAAAGTTCGGGGGGGCGGAGAGGGAAGCTGGCACGGTAAACCCAGAGACTGGGTCCATTTCGGTGACGACTACCAATACTTAACCTTTAACAATGATGGAGTCGGTGAAAACCGCGACCTAACGGGTCATCAAATTGGGCTGGCTCATTTCGCATTTGTCACCGATGACCTGGATGCAATCATCGAACGACTGGATAAGGCTGGATACCCGGTTGATAAAGAGGGTGCTGAAGATGATTTCAGGCGTAATGTTTACTACATAGATCCAAATGGCTATGAAGTTGAGTTTGTACAGTATCTAAGTGATATTCCGTCTGAGCGAAATAGATACGACTAA
- a CDS encoding NAD(P)H-dependent oxidoreductase, translated as MRLLIVSGSQRAQSQSAKVAKYMSSVATGYSEVSHIELCRFDLPFWDGEPESKSGEGNPWTMISYKVRRADALILITPEWGGMASPLLKNFLLMCDNQDTAHKPALLVSVVSGISGAYPIAELRMNALKNNKLVALPDHLIIRNVTEVLNTNASLASASLDGEQEIECKFESKREIDLRARIDYSLHMLHQYSGALVEIRNRHDSTPYPKQQEYCYGM; from the coding sequence ATGAGATTACTTATTGTCAGTGGCAGTCAGAGAGCTCAGTCACAGAGCGCTAAAGTAGCCAAATACATGAGTTCGGTAGCGACAGGTTATTCAGAGGTCAGTCATATAGAGCTGTGTCGTTTCGACCTGCCGTTTTGGGACGGTGAGCCCGAGAGTAAATCCGGAGAGGGAAACCCATGGACCATGATAAGTTATAAGGTTCGTCGAGCCGATGCGCTGATCCTTATCACTCCGGAATGGGGGGGCATGGCCTCTCCACTTCTGAAAAACTTCCTATTGATGTGCGATAACCAGGATACCGCCCATAAGCCAGCCCTGTTGGTTTCGGTCGTCAGCGGGATCAGCGGTGCCTACCCGATCGCAGAACTTAGAATGAACGCACTTAAGAACAACAAACTGGTTGCGCTACCGGACCATCTGATTATTCGAAACGTAACAGAAGTCCTCAATACTAACGCCTCTCTCGCTAGTGCCTCCCTCGATGGTGAGCAGGAAATCGAGTGTAAATTTGAGTCTAAACGTGAAATTGATTTAAGGGCGCGCATCGATTACAGCTTACATATGCTGCACCAATACAGTGGCGCCTTGGTTGAGATCCGAAATAGACATGACTCAACTCCCTACCCTAAGCAACAGGAATATTGCTACGGCATGTAG
- a CDS encoding helix-turn-helix transcriptional regulator, protein MKTSEKIMQLLKTQGPLTAKVLATELSLTTMGVRQHMQALEEEGDICFEDKKAPRGRPTRYWSLTPKSNIHFSDRHEELSVQLIDSVITVFGDSGLDKLISHREQSSLELYQQRLAGEDTLKSKLRALAELRSIEGYMATVNEAGNDFWLLENHCPICAAASKCLNFCRSELNLFQILLKEEAEVSREEHIIEGARRCAYRITPIN, encoded by the coding sequence ATGAAAACCAGTGAAAAGATCATGCAGCTACTTAAAACTCAAGGCCCGCTTACCGCTAAGGTGCTTGCCACTGAGCTGTCTCTCACGACAATGGGAGTGCGTCAGCATATGCAAGCCTTGGAGGAGGAAGGGGATATCTGCTTCGAGGATAAAAAAGCCCCCCGGGGACGTCCTACCCGGTACTGGTCTCTAACGCCAAAAAGCAACATTCACTTCTCCGACCGCCACGAAGAACTCTCAGTTCAACTGATCGATTCTGTTATTACGGTATTTGGCGATAGTGGATTGGATAAGCTCATTTCGCACCGAGAGCAAAGCTCCCTCGAGCTCTACCAACAGAGGTTAGCCGGTGAAGATACGCTTAAGTCTAAGCTTCGAGCCTTGGCCGAACTGAGATCGATTGAGGGCTATATGGCAACGGTTAACGAAGCGGGGAATGACTTTTGGCTATTGGAAAATCATTGTCCTATCTGCGCCGCGGCGAGTAAGTGCCTCAACTTCTGTCGCTCGGAGTTAAATCTGTTTCAAATCTTGTTAAAGGAGGAGGCAGAAGTTAGCCGTGAAGAGCATATTATCGAGGGTGCACGTCGCTGTGCTTACCGGATTACACCGATTAACTAG
- a CDS encoding universal stress protein — protein MIAYRHILAVVDTRSSTQDALHKALILVDKTHAKLTLLEVTPKNTLLSRLTHSSSSINPFVIHKKSIEQYRAQGIKIESKTRLNNSVSKAILEELEQEQYDLVILNYKHHHPLFHEFSFADEWRLLRQSDVAVMLVGANEWRENGHILTAIETDDASHQHLTFNQRLLDETEHIANLLSSDIHLVNCFLEQNISMAIKPPKVKHHRLNNQSSHWINLVDSAKSHQIESSHLHLEEGLPDHIIPNMAEKYGANIVILGAGEHHGLFSQFKGHTSEHIIDQLNCDIFAIKPASS, from the coding sequence ATGATTGCATACAGACATATCTTAGCCGTAGTCGACACTCGCTCATCGACACAAGACGCTCTGCATAAGGCTCTAATTTTAGTTGATAAAACTCATGCTAAGTTAACTTTACTGGAAGTCACACCTAAGAATACTCTCCTCTCCCGGCTGACCCATTCAAGTTCAAGCATCAACCCGTTTGTCATTCATAAAAAGTCTATTGAACAATACCGTGCTCAAGGAATCAAAATAGAGAGCAAGACTCGCCTCAATAACAGCGTCTCCAAAGCGATATTAGAGGAACTCGAGCAGGAACAATACGATCTCGTCATTCTCAACTATAAGCACCATCACCCTCTCTTTCATGAGTTTTCATTTGCCGATGAATGGCGACTACTCAGGCAAAGTGACGTTGCCGTGATGCTGGTTGGAGCAAATGAGTGGAGGGAGAATGGCCATATTCTTACCGCTATAGAGACAGATGATGCGAGTCATCAACACCTTACCTTCAATCAACGACTACTCGATGAAACCGAGCATATAGCCAACCTTCTCAGTAGCGATATTCACCTTGTAAACTGCTTTCTTGAGCAAAATATCAGTATGGCGATAAAGCCTCCCAAGGTGAAACATCATCGTCTGAATAATCAGAGTAGTCACTGGATAAACTTAGTCGATTCCGCCAAGTCTCATCAGATTGAAAGCAGCCACTTACATCTGGAAGAGGGGCTACCGGATCACATCATCCCCAATATGGCTGAAAAGTATGGAGCCAACATAGTCATCCTTGGTGCCGGAGAACATCATGGATTATTCAGCCAATTTAAAGGGCACACCAGTGAGCACATCATAGATCAGCTTAACTGCGATATTTTCGCAATCAAGCCAGCATCAAGCTGA
- a CDS encoding OmcA/MtrC family decaheme c-type cytochrome, with protein sequence MKKYNGSLLAMALISVIGLTACDGDDGKDGAPGDPGTPGTPGTPGLPAGSFTNTVNSAADFVLTLAPADIVVVGTEDFSLKFTVTGKNSKGEAVPFVGLDKVALYVTNQTVNTTDTGAPMLWANNALTNEFGSSMYCTPTGKATARGGAEVDACTLVEDAENPGTYTGSWVHDGNAPVVLAAGDPNTLYRVMIRSYNVVDSQGEGISDKLLSTPLDFNPSTGELAVSTKDIVSNAACIKCHTQMDGYGEGDVRIANIGAHHNYQKVENCITCHNPAYAGGQDDPEKGFNANFNAMIHTIHKGHHFGDELVGEAKEEFGEIGFPSELNECTTCHDGASGWNDNVYAEACQGCHMDVDFTTGENHLGIVPGSDAACSGCHGAGSLSPIQAHNVGIRAMATDSIEIAVSSVSYTENVSPIEDEIVVTFDVTVDGAPVADGFEFTEFTKYDEMKTGWVDTDGTYYGSASVNLNGTAAAGGKLVVTQTAEYNLGGKSIAITPRFSVCTDSKGMMVACLDGSGEAQYDIGYVAVTMDAAYWNLANADGSGATIARQSDPLRMTADEAKCNTCHTSLGIAKHYGNERFDQCVGCHNNTWGGSYHVGVEYKSDEVDADGNPIFKPVEGLTYHTRDLFAVAHRFHTGLWDDNRGFPAIHLNSDMETLGFPAVETQCSACHKDGVNLFAADGGLTSGKRAIAVDGGATMFISPVAEACRTCHAHSGPAALAHFKSNGAIVEGEAVATSALPVESCSTCHGEGKTYGIDKMHAGGAH encoded by the coding sequence ATGAAAAAATATAATGGATCCTTACTGGCCATGGCACTGATTAGTGTCATTGGCCTTACCGCGTGTGATGGCGATGATGGTAAAGATGGTGCTCCGGGAGATCCTGGAACACCGGGGACTCCGGGAACTCCGGGATTACCTGCAGGCTCATTTACTAACACTGTAAACTCGGCAGCTGATTTTGTACTGACCTTAGCGCCAGCCGATATCGTTGTTGTTGGAACTGAAGATTTCTCACTCAAATTCACCGTTACCGGTAAAAACAGTAAAGGTGAAGCTGTACCTTTTGTTGGGTTAGATAAAGTTGCGCTATACGTGACTAATCAGACCGTTAATACCACTGATACCGGTGCCCCCATGCTATGGGCCAACAATGCCCTAACCAATGAATTTGGCTCAAGCATGTACTGTACACCAACAGGTAAGGCCACAGCTCGTGGTGGTGCAGAAGTGGATGCATGTACCTTAGTTGAAGACGCTGAAAACCCAGGTACTTATACCGGCTCATGGGTGCATGACGGTAATGCACCCGTCGTATTGGCCGCCGGCGATCCAAATACTCTCTATCGAGTCATGATCCGCTCATATAATGTGGTCGACAGTCAAGGCGAAGGGATCTCCGATAAGTTACTCTCTACTCCCCTTGATTTTAACCCATCCACCGGCGAGCTCGCCGTTTCAACAAAGGATATCGTTTCCAACGCAGCCTGCATCAAGTGTCACACTCAGATGGATGGTTATGGAGAAGGTGATGTGCGTATCGCTAATATCGGTGCTCACCATAACTATCAAAAAGTTGAAAACTGTATCACCTGTCATAACCCTGCGTACGCGGGTGGACAAGACGATCCCGAGAAAGGCTTTAACGCCAACTTCAATGCGATGATCCATACCATACATAAGGGTCATCATTTCGGTGACGAGCTTGTTGGTGAGGCGAAAGAGGAGTTTGGTGAAATAGGCTTCCCAAGTGAACTCAACGAATGTACTACCTGTCATGATGGCGCATCGGGCTGGAATGATAATGTCTACGCCGAAGCGTGTCAGGGATGTCATATGGATGTCGATTTCACAACCGGTGAAAATCACCTGGGTATCGTTCCCGGAAGTGACGCAGCCTGTTCAGGTTGTCATGGTGCTGGTAGTCTGAGTCCTATACAGGCGCACAACGTGGGTATACGTGCGATGGCAACAGACTCGATTGAGATTGCCGTTAGTTCTGTCTCATATACTGAAAATGTGTCACCCATTGAAGATGAAATCGTTGTTACTTTCGATGTGACGGTTGATGGTGCTCCAGTTGCCGATGGCTTCGAGTTCACTGAGTTCACTAAGTATGACGAGATGAAGACCGGCTGGGTTGATACTGACGGCACTTACTACGGTAGCGCATCAGTCAATCTTAATGGTACAGCGGCTGCCGGTGGCAAGTTGGTTGTGACTCAAACCGCCGAATATAACTTGGGTGGCAAGAGCATTGCCATTACACCACGTTTCTCTGTGTGTACTGACTCGAAAGGCATGATGGTTGCCTGCTTAGATGGCAGCGGTGAAGCCCAGTATGACATCGGCTATGTTGCCGTCACTATGGATGCAGCTTATTGGAACCTTGCTAATGCCGATGGCAGCGGGGCAACCATTGCCCGTCAAAGTGATCCGCTACGCATGACGGCCGATGAAGCTAAGTGTAATACTTGTCATACGTCGCTGGGTATTGCTAAACACTATGGTAACGAGCGCTTCGACCAATGTGTAGGTTGTCACAATAATACATGGGGTGGCTCATATCATGTCGGTGTTGAGTACAAGAGTGATGAGGTTGACGCCGATGGTAATCCTATCTTCAAGCCAGTTGAAGGTCTGACTTACCACACTCGTGACCTGTTCGCTGTTGCACACCGTTTCCATACGGGTCTTTGGGATGACAACAGAGGCTTCCCTGCAATACATCTTAATTCAGATATGGAAACATTAGGTTTCCCAGCCGTTGAGACTCAATGTAGTGCATGTCATAAAGATGGTGTTAACTTGTTCGCTGCCGACGGTGGGTTAACTTCCGGTAAGCGTGCTATCGCAGTCGATGGTGGTGCAACCATGTTTATCTCACCTGTCGCAGAAGCTTGCCGTACTTGTCACGCTCACTCAGGACCTGCAGCTCTGGCTCACTTCAAGAGCAATGGTGCGATTGTAGAAGGTGAAGCGGTTGCTACCTCGGCTCTACCTGTTGAGTCTTGCTCAACTTGTCATGGCGAAGGTAAGACCTATGGTATCGACAAGATGCATGCGGGGGGGGCTCACTAG
- a CDS encoding PAS domain-containing hybrid sensor histidine kinase/response regulator has product MYATQSTDLTPFPIMVCSKEGSILSVNSSFQDEFKVSNEMVSGELAYLFFNLFKDLSVTNSSAFIHHLIEKKQFFSTLSVNSQNICVNVSINDSPLTPGEYWLIVNRCGECRAKKYQAKHKLERLNHAIKGANIGIWEYSPHSKFCYFSLKFKELIGLEIDTSLSWQHFKSMIDPRDQHKLDVYLDDIFEPGTRFHLEFRAQITGKERWFELRSEAVLSIDNHSTHTGSLIDCTEAKETLFALHDANESKNIALDAGNIGNWRAEIDSENNWVWDWDSRANNMFALHPEDIGNLDKWAERLHPDDLDRIIAAVDHSLSTGELFDQQYRSILPHGEVIYVHAKGKVGQNRDKQNCRIDGICIDQSPIFKIQAELQKANDELEARVTQRTQEFQQAKVRAERANQAKSEFLSMMSHELRTPMNAVIGSLDLLTLSKQNPESMSLIETATTSATNLIYILNDILDINKIESGKMQLEQRDFSITEVIDNVVQVFLPLAHKKRLNLHIYEDPQIPKLLEGDAVKVRQILFNLLGNAIKFTHTVEGKPGEIRLITNISEHNDIIYKISFSIIDNGIGIDKETQKKLFTPFMQAQRSTTRKYGGTGLGLAISGNLTSMMGGEIKLNSTPEQGSTFTVVLPFWRSKADSFQSPSVLNNTSVALINLSDDNTSQRVIVKHLQAEGAAVETVEAAIYEAELIEDENIETESTKAENIKAALPCYDVVLLLIQSLSASQKILQILAQSDINTSNLLLAAPRKEMRKIRKIIPQVSILPTKPMTKVQLISSVQNIIENELCLDLDELDINPLSVNSSMNTISTAQADVLVVEDNPLNQKLILEQLSTLGYRCDLAEDGNDGIQHWKSIDYKLILTDCHMPNLDGYDMTKEIRNLEQEHNKKAIPIVAVTGAAMSGDAEYCYSTGMNDFVSKPILLKDLKKIMDKWYSND; this is encoded by the coding sequence ATGTACGCAACTCAATCAACGGACCTTACCCCATTTCCCATCATGGTTTGCAGCAAAGAGGGCAGTATTCTATCTGTAAACTCCAGTTTTCAAGATGAATTCAAAGTTTCAAATGAGATGGTTTCAGGAGAGCTAGCCTACCTATTTTTTAACCTGTTTAAAGACCTCAGTGTTACAAACAGTTCGGCTTTTATTCATCATTTAATTGAAAAAAAACAGTTTTTCTCCACTCTCTCAGTTAATAGCCAAAATATTTGTGTCAATGTCAGTATCAATGATAGCCCATTAACTCCCGGGGAATACTGGCTAATCGTCAACAGGTGCGGTGAATGCCGAGCTAAAAAATATCAGGCAAAGCATAAGCTTGAAAGGCTAAACCATGCTATTAAAGGCGCAAATATTGGGATATGGGAATATAGCCCGCATTCAAAGTTTTGCTATTTCTCACTGAAATTCAAAGAGCTTATAGGCTTAGAGATAGACACCTCCCTCAGTTGGCAGCACTTCAAAAGTATGATCGATCCAAGGGATCAACATAAATTAGATGTGTATCTGGATGATATTTTTGAACCGGGAACCCGGTTTCACCTCGAATTCAGAGCCCAAATTACTGGAAAGGAGCGATGGTTTGAGCTGAGAAGCGAAGCCGTTTTATCGATAGATAATCACAGTACACATACAGGTTCATTAATCGATTGCACCGAAGCCAAAGAGACACTTTTTGCATTACACGACGCCAATGAAAGTAAGAATATCGCTCTTGATGCGGGAAATATCGGTAACTGGCGGGCAGAAATTGATAGTGAGAATAACTGGGTGTGGGACTGGGATAGTCGAGCAAATAATATGTTTGCACTGCATCCTGAAGACATTGGCAACTTAGATAAATGGGCAGAGAGACTCCACCCTGATGATCTGGATCGAATCATCGCCGCGGTCGATCACTCTTTAAGTACCGGTGAGCTGTTCGATCAGCAATACCGCTCAATTTTACCCCATGGAGAGGTAATCTACGTACATGCAAAAGGCAAGGTTGGACAGAACAGAGACAAACAGAATTGTCGAATCGATGGGATCTGTATCGATCAATCTCCGATCTTTAAAATTCAAGCCGAATTACAAAAGGCAAACGATGAGCTAGAGGCAAGAGTGACACAACGCACTCAAGAATTTCAACAGGCCAAAGTGCGGGCAGAGCGGGCCAATCAAGCCAAAAGCGAATTCCTCTCTATGATGAGCCATGAGCTGCGAACCCCGATGAACGCCGTTATCGGCTCCTTAGATCTACTCACTCTTTCCAAACAAAACCCAGAATCCATGTCCTTAATAGAAACGGCAACGACCTCAGCGACCAACCTGATCTATATTCTCAATGACATTCTGGATATCAATAAAATTGAATCCGGAAAGATGCAACTGGAACAGCGCGACTTTTCAATTACTGAGGTGATCGACAATGTGGTTCAGGTCTTCTTGCCTCTGGCCCATAAGAAGCGACTCAATCTGCACATCTACGAAGACCCACAAATACCTAAGCTGCTCGAAGGTGACGCTGTAAAAGTTCGTCAAATACTGTTTAACCTGCTGGGCAATGCGATAAAGTTCACCCACACAGTGGAGGGCAAACCCGGGGAGATACGTTTAATCACCAACATTTCAGAACACAACGACATTATCTATAAAATAAGCTTCTCCATTATCGATAACGGAATTGGTATCGACAAAGAAACACAAAAAAAACTATTCACCCCTTTCATGCAGGCCCAACGGTCAACGACCAGAAAATACGGGGGAACAGGCCTGGGTTTAGCGATCAGTGGTAATTTGACCAGTATGATGGGAGGAGAGATAAAGTTAAACAGTACCCCCGAACAAGGCTCAACTTTTACCGTGGTTCTCCCATTTTGGCGCTCAAAAGCAGACTCTTTTCAGTCGCCGTCGGTACTAAACAATACCTCTGTCGCCCTTATTAACCTCTCCGACGACAACACCTCTCAACGCGTAATAGTTAAACATCTGCAAGCGGAAGGTGCGGCCGTAGAAACTGTTGAAGCTGCAATTTATGAGGCTGAACTTATTGAAGATGAGAATATTGAAACTGAAAGTACTAAGGCTGAGAATATTAAAGCTGCACTGCCATGCTATGACGTCGTATTACTACTCATTCAGTCTCTTTCTGCCTCACAAAAAATACTGCAAATTCTAGCCCAATCAGACATAAACACATCAAACTTGCTTCTGGCTGCTCCACGAAAAGAGATGAGAAAAATACGAAAAATAATCCCTCAGGTTTCAATATTACCAACCAAGCCTATGACTAAGGTGCAACTCATATCATCGGTTCAAAATATTATCGAGAATGAACTATGCTTAGACTTGGATGAACTGGATATTAACCCGCTCAGTGTTAACTCAAGCATGAACACAATATCTACAGCACAAGCCGACGTCTTAGTCGTTGAAGACAACCCTCTCAATCAAAAATTAATCTTGGAACAATTATCGACATTAGGTTATCGGTGCGATCTTGCCGAAGACGGCAACGATGGTATACAACATTGGAAAAGTATCGACTACAAGTTGATCTTAACCGATTGCCATATGCCCAATCTTGATGGTTACGATATGACAAAAGAGATCCGAAATCTGGAACAAGAGCATAATAAGAAAGCGATCCCAATCGTAGCGGTGACAGGCGCCGCGATGAGTGGAGATGCAGAGTATTGTTACTCAACAGGAATGAATGACTTTGTCAGTAAACCCATTCTATTAAAAGATCTCAAAAAAATTATGGATAAGTGGTATAGCAATGACTGA
- a CDS encoding VOC family protein: MRMNQITFPVYEMKAAVEFYQKMGFELIVDTPHYARFHCLDGDASFSLSLQEKSEKNTSTIYFEHEHLDELVLHLVERGFVFDQMPTDQTYLWREAILHDPSGNQIKLFWAGNNRLYPPWRVKKHDQL; the protein is encoded by the coding sequence ATGAGGATGAATCAAATCACTTTCCCGGTATATGAGATGAAAGCTGCAGTCGAATTTTACCAAAAGATGGGCTTCGAATTGATTGTCGATACCCCCCATTATGCAAGGTTTCACTGCCTGGATGGCGATGCCAGTTTTTCTCTCTCTTTACAGGAAAAAAGCGAGAAGAATACCAGCACGATATACTTCGAACATGAACACCTCGATGAGTTGGTTCTGCATCTGGTTGAACGCGGTTTCGTATTCGACCAGATGCCAACCGACCAGACATACCTCTGGCGCGAGGCCATACTGCATGATCCCAGTGGCAACCAAATTAAACTTTTTTGGGCCGGAAATAACCGTTTATACCCGCCCTGGCGAGTAAAAAAGCACGACCAACTTTAA
- a CDS encoding YcxB family protein has translation MNSPFSFTSHYTLDKTYFSECFDESVTVDTSLRAYYKAIGFVLVGTALLLTGANAYASLFLVGLGALEALSVKFKKTWWLWRQMMSKAASNDVKLTIDEQGIRSESLYVDSTILWGDISELTITNKGFLIKNTNGVNYISKRSLDAAAIEFIKSKA, from the coding sequence ATGAACTCTCCTTTTAGTTTTACCAGTCACTACACTCTCGATAAAACCTATTTCAGTGAATGTTTCGATGAGTCGGTAACTGTCGATACATCTCTCAGGGCTTATTACAAGGCTATCGGATTTGTTTTAGTCGGTACGGCGTTATTACTCACTGGCGCGAATGCCTATGCTTCTCTCTTTCTTGTTGGACTAGGTGCTTTAGAGGCCTTAAGTGTTAAGTTCAAAAAAACCTGGTGGTTATGGCGACAGATGATGAGCAAGGCAGCGAGTAATGACGTGAAACTCACTATCGATGAGCAGGGTATAAGAAGCGAGTCACTCTATGTTGATAGCACTATTTTGTGGGGTGATATCAGTGAACTCACTATAACCAACAAAGGCTTTCTTATTAAAAATACCAATGGCGTGAATTATATATCTAAGCGCTCTCTGGATGCCGCGGCCATCGAGTTTATCAAGAGTAAGGCCTAA
- a CDS encoding LysR family transcriptional regulator, with translation MTNHTLKKISELDVFCLLVFKIIFQTGHANSAAKELNVSAPKISRCLTMLRTTFDDELFYRRQLGLKPTPLAEHLYEPICQFCDSVAKIEQVAFEVNHFDSTPILNIAVTPGIMASLSLVLCNNDSLKSIGKIRLHPWKDDSAELIHSGGLDLGLAFDNSHHLDLNFEHLGTLDSVYLAGNSRHPIWEHLPHLSLDEICKHPFLYLEGKGFNDKIDPLELYCRQSGIELLSVEKVKGKEQWYSNLLTMGSLAFAPAVEAEIINNMPGIRIEELPEAEMKKLHGDMMSPQYYLIEKPTSHRRYTVESREMIINIIKGLLTSS, from the coding sequence ATGACTAATCATACACTTAAGAAGATCAGTGAACTGGACGTATTTTGTTTATTGGTATTTAAAATCATTTTTCAAACCGGTCATGCTAATTCGGCTGCAAAAGAGCTGAATGTCTCGGCACCTAAAATCAGTCGCTGCCTGACCATGTTGCGGACGACGTTTGATGATGAGCTATTTTATCGTCGTCAGTTAGGGTTGAAACCAACCCCGTTAGCCGAGCACCTTTATGAGCCTATCTGCCAGTTTTGCGATTCGGTGGCAAAAATCGAACAGGTGGCGTTTGAAGTCAACCATTTTGATTCAACCCCCATTCTCAATATTGCTGTGACGCCGGGCATCATGGCGAGTCTCTCTTTAGTGTTATGCAATAATGATTCTCTGAAAAGCATAGGTAAGATCCGACTCCATCCGTGGAAGGATGACTCTGCCGAGTTGATCCACAGCGGAGGGCTGGACTTAGGGTTGGCCTTCGATAATTCGCATCATCTCGATCTCAATTTCGAACACTTAGGTACCTTAGATTCAGTTTATCTGGCAGGAAATTCCAGACATCCCATTTGGGAGCACCTTCCTCATTTGAGCTTAGATGAAATTTGTAAGCACCCTTTCCTCTATCTGGAAGGTAAGGGATTCAATGACAAGATAGATCCTCTGGAACTCTATTGCCGCCAGTCGGGAATAGAGCTTCTAAGTGTCGAAAAGGTCAAAGGTAAGGAGCAGTGGTACAGCAACTTATTAACCATGGGGAGCCTGGCTTTTGCTCCGGCGGTAGAGGCTGAAATTATTAACAATATGCCCGGGATCCGCATAGAGGAGTTACCCGAAGCAGAGATGAAGAAACTTCACGGCGATATGATGTCTCCACAATATTATTTAATAGAGAAACCGACTTCCCATCGCCGATACACAGTTGAAAGTCGAGAAATGATAATCAATATTATTAAGGGGTTACTGACCTCTTCATGA
- a CDS encoding pseudouridine synthase, producing the protein MESKRARLDRFISVNTGINRKHVRLMLAKGRVRVDGELARDIDQVVDEFSHICLDDKVLQANEASYVMLHKPVGVVSATIDDKHRTVIDLLEQDDKESLHIVGRLDLNTSGLLLLTNDGRWSKRLMDPEHKVGKLYRVHLQNPLTPDYISGFAQGMYFEFEDITTLPAELEIIDSYTALVTLYEGRYHQIKRMFGRFRNPVIGLHRISVGNIVLDNNLKPGESRVLTPKEIAL; encoded by the coding sequence ATGGAATCGAAGCGCGCCAGATTAGACCGATTTATCAGCGTCAATACAGGTATTAACCGTAAACATGTTCGGCTTATGTTGGCCAAGGGGCGCGTTAGGGTCGATGGTGAGCTTGCCCGTGATATCGACCAAGTTGTGGATGAGTTTTCTCATATTTGCCTAGACGACAAGGTGCTACAGGCTAACGAGGCCAGTTATGTCATGTTGCATAAGCCCGTTGGAGTGGTGAGTGCGACGATAGACGATAAACACAGAACAGTGATCGACTTGTTAGAGCAAGATGATAAGGAGAGCCTGCATATCGTGGGTCGATTGGATCTCAATACATCCGGTCTGCTATTACTTACAAACGATGGGCGTTGGTCGAAGCGGTTAATGGATCCTGAGCATAAGGTAGGTAAACTTTACCGCGTCCATTTGCAGAACCCTCTGACTCCCGACTATATTTCCGGGTTTGCTCAAGGTATGTATTTTGAGTTTGAAGATATTACCACCTTGCCGGCAGAGCTCGAAATTATCGATAGTTATACGGCATTAGTGACGCTTTATGAGGGGCGCTACCACCAAATTAAGCGCATGTTTGGTCGCTTCCGTAACCCTGTCATAGGATTACATCGAATTTCGGTGGGCAACATAGTACTCGATAATAACTTGAAACCAGGGGAGAGTCGGGTGCTTACCCCTAAGGAGATAGCGCTGTAG